Within the Fusarium keratoplasticum isolate Fu6.1 chromosome 1, whole genome shotgun sequence genome, the region ATAAACCCCAGAACGGCTTGATATTGCGGGGAAGAGCCTCGCAAGATCACTAACCCATAATAGATTGGTGTGGTAGAGATCTTTAACTTCTCAGGGTGCCGGGACCCACCGACTTTTGCCAATTTGCTAAGTCGATACAGGAGTTGGGAAACATAACTGTCACAGCTATTTGGGGCGTTTTAATAGTGTCTTGAAGGATACAGTAGAGCTTATACCCAGGTACTCCGAGTTAatttttccttcttttctttttcttttttttctctctctgtTTGATATCTCTCCCTCTGCGAGCCGGATAACATTGTGGGCAAAAGTGCCGTGAGTCTAGATAATAGCTGAGTTAAAGAAGTAAGTGTGAGATTGAGTTTATCACTTGCGGGGGCGGGGCCGCTCCCGGCCACATTTGCGGGGAAGCGCTTAAAGCGTCTTTATTGGTCAGTCTAGTTATAGTAAAGCTTTGCGTCAGAAGCGAGGATGATTACTTCGGCGGGcattaatatatatttcccTTCATCGAGCCCAGCCGCTGCTTGATCTCACTACTATCGGTCAACTAATACCGTCTCCAATTCTCATCAGTTTACTCAGATCGTTTCAGTGCCCCACTTCCGATCCAGCGATGACTTCACGTGGGAAGAAGCACGATGTCAATGTGGCAGATACAAGCGAGCTTGTTCAAGTTCATATTCGCGCGAGAACATACGTCGTAATCGCCGTAAGTGATCCTTTCAGGCAGTAACATTCTTTTAATGACCTTGGACAGTCCGTCAGTCTTGCCTACTTGGTTCAGTTAGTTGCCATTGTTGGTTCTGGGCTTCTTGCCCATGATCTTGAATTGTACTTCGGGAGCGAAAACGAGGGGGTTTGGTTCAACCAAGCTATTGGCATCATGGTCGCAGCTTTGAACCCTCCTCTCAGCCAAGCTGCCGATTTCTGGGGCCGCAAATGGATTGTCGTCGGGTGCATGATCTTCGGTGTGATTGGATCAATCATCATTGCCCGTGCACGGAACATGGCGACTGCTATCGCTGGCTTTGTCGTCATTGGCATCTGCTTTGGTTGTCAGTCACTCCTGCACGCCATCGTGTCTGAAGTGGCCCCTCGGAAGCACCGCCCTGTGGCCCAAGGCACTCTCAATGCCGCGGCGGGTCTCGGCGCCTTCATCGGTATTGTCATGGGTGGAGCCCTCTTGCGGAATCACGTGGCTAGTAACTACCGGGTTTACTTCTATGTCCTCGCAGGTGTAGCTTTCATCTCGGCGATGGGAATCACCACATGCTACAACCCGCCTCCACGGGAAGCGCAAGTCACTCTTACCAAGGCCGAAAAACTCAAACGTTTGGATTTTGTCGGCTACCTCCTCCTCGCGCCGGGGCTGACCCTGTTTTGCATTGCGCTTTCATGGTCACACAACCCCTATCCGTGGTCAGACTCTCGCATACTCTCGACATTTGTTCTAGGCATGGCCCTCATCATTGGCTTCACTATTTATGAATGGCGGTTCAATAAGGTTGGTTTGCTCGATCATCGCCTATTCAAGAATAAGAACTTTGGATTGTCCCTCATCACTATATTCGCCGAAGGCCTTCCCTTTTTCGCCGTCAATACCTACTTTTCCTTCCAGATCAGCATCTTCACTCGAAAAGACTTTTTCATATCCGGAATGCATTATGCTGTTAGCTTTCTGGCCTCTCTGGTTATTGCGATTGCGGTTGGGTTCTATTCCTCCTGGGCACAGTCTCTGAGAGTACCCACAATCATTGGCTTCCTTTTTATGCTCATCTTCAATATCGTTATGGCGGCAACCTATACATCAGATATCGGCGCCGCATATTGGGGGCTTTCAGTGCTTCTCGGAGCTGGACAGGGTATTATTCTACCTCTGATCATGGTCTTTGCTCAACTAAGCACACCACCTGATCTGATATCGACTTCTTCCGCTCTCGTCATTACATGCAGGGCCATAGGAGGCACTGTTGGCCTGGCGGTCTGCAACGCCATCTTCACAAGCGCTATGGGCACAGAGGTTCCCCACAAGATTGCTGCCGCAGTTCTACCTCTGGGActtccgtcttcttcgcTTGGGCTTCTAATCGAAGCACTCATAACACAGGACTATGCTGCACTAGCCAAGATTCCTGGAGTCACCACGACTATAACTGATGCCGCATCAGATGCATTAGTGAGTGCTTACGGGGTTGCTTTTCGTAACTGCTGGATCGCCTCCGCCTGCTTCTGCGTACCTGCACTGATCGGTGAGTTCTATGGCATATGAGGTGTATACAACTGACAAGAGGTTTTGCTAATGCTTCCATCAGCGTCGACTATGTATCGTGACCCGAAGGCTGAATTCACCTCCCACATCGATGCACCTGCAGAAGAGATCGTTGTTGAGACTCAGGTGAAACTTGAGGGCACTTTTGTTCCAGATCAGAAGTCCAGAGGTGAAGCGCGGGAGATTGAGAGCGTATAGAAAGCCTATCAATAAATCAGCTATGAGGGAACGACGCTGTCTGGAAATCCCCGTAAGAATCAGAAACGCGCGCTATCTGTGACCAGGGGGTAGACTACTGTACAAATGGTTGCTTGaaatttattaagatatatacTTGCGCTGCTGCTTGTCAGATATAAATTTTGAACTACCCGTTAGCACTTGAGCCCACATAACCCGTCTTTCAAGGTACtcagactaagactaagCCTCAAAGAcagtctttagggtctttaaaaCCCAAGGCGTCGAGAGGTCAACCAGCGTTGGAGTCCGTCGCTacacatcaagcttcgagactaCACTTTCCGCGccaagaggaataagcctaAGGCTACCTCATTTGTTTTTTCCTATCGCAGTGGCCTAAAATATAGCGTCGAAGTCCAaaaagaactcagtctttaAGATATAGGTTATAAAGcatctaattagatactctttttcttaactataagcATTCTTAAATACGCTAATGCCCTTAATGCCTAGGggctaaagtaaataaggtagataaggtaatatatatagactCATAGTtttattttccttataatatatccCGAATTCGATAAAGTAATAACTTGGATAGCTATGAAGAATTGAAAGACAATAAgaactatttaattaattaattatatccTGGCTGCTGATCTGAGCAAAGTTGACCATAAGCACGGACAGATATTTACCGACACGTCATCTTTGAACTCACTGAGCAATTTATCCTCCCGTGAGTCATATCTCTTAATGAGCGAGCATTTCATACCCCGCGGCTCTCGTTATGCacatcttggctgccttggtTGATATTTCGTTTCGGGAAAAGATCATCGCAGCCCGATGGTTGCATCACTGAAACACAACTGGACCGTAATGCGTCATTTGCAGCTGCCGGCGTCATTCACGCCCTTGTGAACTCAACTTTTGCGAATCACACAATCGGATTAATTTGTAATCAGAAATCATGCGAGTTTTGTATTTGTCAACCGCCACCATATAGAAAAGGTCATTGATCCCATAACAAGTCTATTAAGCTCATATCCTCAATCTTTCACCGTTACCAGTTGGCCCAATTCGCGCGATCTCGTATACCTCCCAAGTTGTCAAAATGGCCACCGAAATCGAGCCCTTCAAGATTCAAGTCTCAGACTCAGCTCTTGAATCTCTCAAAGATAAACTACAGAACGCAACCTTTGCCAAAGAGTCTGAATTTTCTGATGACTGGGAGTCCGGTTCCCCTCTGAGTGAGGTGAAGCGACTTGCTGCCTACTGGAGAGATGGATTCAACTGGCGCGCTCAGGAAGCCCAGCTGAATGAGTTGCCTCACTTCACTTCCAAAATCTCAGTGGACGGCTTCGACGACCTACAGATCCATTTCTTGCATCAGAAAGGGAACAGACCGAATAGCATCCCACTTCTGTTTTGCCACGGCTGTGAGTTCTAGAAACATGGATAAATGGCCATATCACTGACTTATCACCATTCAGGGCCTGGGAGCTTCCTCGAAGTGGTCAAGCTTCTTCCCCTACTCACAGACCCTGAAGATGGGCCTTCATTCCATGTCGTTgcaccatccttgcccaACTTTGGCTTTTCAGACGGGGTATCGAAAAGAGGGTTTGGCATCCCTCAGTACGCTGAAGCCATGCACAAGCTTATGTTGAATCTGGGTTACGATAAATATGGTGTGTTGTAGTCTTCTTACGGATTGCGTTATGAGCTAACATTATAATAGCCACCCAAGGCGGAGATTGGGGATACGCCGTCACTCGCTTGATCGGCGTCCAATACCCAGAAAGCTGTGTGGCCTCTCACGTCAACTTTGTTCGCGCCTTCGGACCGCCCACTTTCTTCACGGCACCCTGGCAATTCATAAAAcacgccctcctcccctACGCGGATCATGAAAAGGCAGGACGCGCTCGAACACAGTGGTTCTTCGAAGAAGGTTTCGGATACAACCTGGAACAAAGAACGAAACCATCCACAATCGGTTTTGCTCTGGCAGACTCACCCGTCGCTCTTTTGGCATGGATCTACGAGAAGCTCCATGACTGGACAGATAGCTACCCTTGGACCGATGATGAAATCTTGACTTGGGTTTCTGTGTACCAATTCTCCACGGCAGGACCAGCGGCGAGTGCTCGGATTTACTATGAAAGCAAGCACTCGAGCCCTGAGCAGACGGCAAAGGCAGACGCGTATGTGCCAAACGTCCCTCTTGGACTCTCTTACTTTCCCAAGGATATCCTTGTGCCCCCTCAGACATGGGGACGGACTCTTGGGCCGATTGTGTATGAAAAGATTCACTCAGACGGAGGCCACTTCGCGGCGCACGAAAGGCCACAGGAACTCGCCGAGGATCTGAGAGAGATGTTTGGAAAGGGCGGGGGTGCTTTCCACGTGGTGAAGCAGTTCCAGTCAAAACTGTGAAAGTGTTTTGGAACTTGAGTAATGCCAATGATTCTCCGGTGGTGCCAGTTGCAACTTGAAAATATTGTACAAGGTGATATTACAATGTGTTAAGTGTTCGGATCATAGAAGACACGCTCCGGGTGGTGGAGATTACAACCACCTGCTCTTTTCTGAGTTTTACATCAACATACGTAAAGCATCCTCCGGTTGTTCGCCATTCTCAACGCCTTTCCATAGAAACCCCATATCGAGATCCAAAGTGTGCTGTGCGAGTGCTTCGAGGCCTGGATATACCTCGTCTCCCTGGCTCCCATCGTATAATCCAACGCCTTGAGGAATGAGACCAGCTTCCTGAGCGAAATAAAGTGATTGGTCATTCTCGGCCCAACTAGTCAAGTTGTCGAGGTTCGGAGGCAAGTATTCTGTCTCATCAtccgccctcgccgagtcACTCTCCAAACTCTCAGTGGAACATGTCTCCGTGGGACATGGTAGTGGTTCAACAGTTGCCGTGTTCTCTTGCATGGCTTCCGGCGCAAAGGGGGGTTGACTGATGTCAATACCCATCTCAAGAGCGAAATGAACACACCGATCATCCTCGACCCATTGGGAGAAGCTTCTGACAACGGTGGGTGaaagaggtcgaggaggcgTCAGGGCTTTGGTGGCGAGGGACTGAGTAGCAAATTGTTGTTCGAGCAATACAGGCTTAGACAAACTGGCGTTGTGCAAGAAGGGCCTCAACGGTGTTGGAAAGTCACTGTCTTGGGGTAGACGATCTTGGCTCAGGCAGAGGTCAatcgtcaaggccagccTCAGGTAGTAGGTAGGACTTCTCGCCAGAACGTCAGTGTTCTCGCCAAAAGAGGGTGTTGGTGTCGAGTCTTGGAGATAGGTGCATTCCATGAAATATCGAATCGTCTTGGATATCGAGTCTACGCCATCATATTTGGGGTGAAGTTCTCTGAATGCTTGGATGAGCACGTTCAGCCGCAACTGTTTCGCAGCGATGCCTGGACGCGACCAGATTTCGCCCTGAGACGAGTCCGACGACATCTTAATATCGACCATGTGCATGGCGAGAGGGAGTGCTGTGCACGCGACAGCGCTACTCGGTAGCCAACGCGTTAGACGAAGTGGGTGTAGTTGACCATGGCAGTCGGCGATGCTTCTGGTAGCGCTCCTCAGGCCCTTTCGGTTTTCTTCAAGGAACTGAGTCTGTAAATATGAAGTCACCTTTCGTGTGACCAGTCCCAGGATGACGCCGAGATGTAGTTCATAGTTGAAGAGAGCCACTCGAGCCGCACTGGGAGCTGTTAGTGGGCGATGAGAGATGGATCACGGTGCAAGGTACTCACTGGTAGTATATCCAGACCAAATTCGTGAACAAAACGGAAGAGTCTTCAAAGGAATCCGTTTCTGGAGACAACTCCGTGTGCTTCAAAGGTGGCCGCGTGATCTCAGCCCAATATTGTAGACAGCGTCGGTACTCCTGAACCTTGTCGAACGCCGTAGAATGCGCCTCAGCATCAAGAATCGGCAAGTGTTCAGTAGGATATACTAAGGTCAAGACGTCGGTCAAACAGACGCATAGCTCAGTCAAACGCTCTAAGGTAACCATGAGGGTGTGCTTGGTGGTAGTGTTGTACACCCTCGACGAttcaagttcatcaacaaGGTCTTCATATCCGAGAGGGGGATTGGAGTCAAAGTCGAAGAGTTCTCGTGTGATCTGAATGTTTCTGCGGACGCAGAGCGGCATTATCCGATCACGGATGATGCAGCACCACCACACACGCTTCAGAACATTTTGCCTCTTGAGATCCTGCGGAGTCGCGTGAGCGTCTTGAGCGATGGTTGCGTAGTTGTGAGCCCCAACGGCTCTGGCATTCTGCACAGCAATCCTGAGCCATCTGCTATTTGGCTTTCGCGGTCCTGGGCGGAAGGTCGGACACCAGTAGGTCAGCAGTAACGCAGCCTGTGCTATCGAGATGGGATCTGGGTCGGTAGCAAAGTCGTAGAGCAGCTGGCAAGAGAGTCAGAGCTGGTTAGTTCACAAGGGAGAGTGTCTTCTACCTTTGCTTTGGTGTAGAAAGATTCCTTAGCCTCGTGGATGCtagagaagcccaagacttTGAGGCTCTCTTTCGGTACAAGCTTAGAATATTTAGTCGCGGTTCGTCTTATACATCAGGTGAAGGTCACTTACTGTGCACGAGGCAAACATGATGGCTTGCAGTAGCAGCAAAGAAACGGGGGATCCGCCAGAGCTTGAGTAGGTCTCTGTTTGGGCGGGATTGTACGCCCGCCAAAAGTCCGCCTCGTTGAGCAGAGGGAGCAGTGGATGAACGTAGAGGAAGTAGTGTCGAACAaactcgtcgaggatgggCTTGGCGGGGACGCGTAGGCATCCCTGAGAATTCAGATGGTTGAAGTCGCGGTCGCGTATGCTGAGGGCCTTGAGGAAAGGCATGGACGAGTATAGGGCTTTCAGCTCGGATCGCACGGGATCCAGTTGgatattattattctttGTATTCGCTTTAGCATCCTCGCAAGTAATGCCAAATATCTGGATATTTTTGTCATTATTGCATGTATCATTCGTGAACGGTGGTGTGCTGCCGAGATCGGCTTCTGAAGGCGGTGACAGCGTGGTCAAGTCTGGTCTCGTAGTCGGATGGCTCGGATCAACATCGTCGGCGGCAGCGTTTGGAGTGAATGGCGATGGTTCATTATATCGTATCTGTCTGCAAGTTATCAGCGCATGTAGAGATTGACAAATCAACAGACAACCCTTACATCGAAACCCCTCGACGAGCAACAACGCACTCATCCCCATCCAACCGACAGTTGGTGCAAGGAGCCGAAGTGCGGGTGACATCGCAGCGGACCTTTCTCCTGCGGCACTTGAGGCAAGCCTTGGtggccctcttcctcgaggcCGACTTTTTGGCGAAGCGGACAAACTGAGGGTTTTCCATCCTTGTCGAACACGTACGTCGCGTAAACAGCAATCAGGAGGTTTTCTGGGCCCGAGGTTGAAAGGTCAGGGTCGATGCCGAAACCCCAGATTTACCCCAACTTCCTGGAGACCAACCCCCTGCGGGTTTGGCGGAGCCAAGTGGAGATGGGCTGGAGCTAAAATTTTCCGGCATTGGGAGTCGGGAGATGCCTTCTGGCCGAGTGTTTGTGCTGTGATTGGTCAGATGGTGGACGGGTAGAGTGAGAATGGCCTGATGGCAGCTCTGAACTTCTGATAGATCTTTCAGATCTTGACTAGATCTTAGATCTTATCTCTTAAGCTGTCAAGGACCTCCAACTAGGTCACGACGAGGGGGTGAAGTCAATCACATCCATTTATTTAAGGGTCACTTTAACTATCGCCATGTCTTGCTTGAGAAATAAGCACCTATGGAATAGCTCCCGAACAGATGAGTTTCACTGGGGCGAAGTATGCACTGGAGGTCCTTGACAGCTTAAAAGATCACTTGGTTGCCATCCCACATAACCCTTGCCAGCATTGTTGCCGAGTGGTTAACTTCCCTTCTGGCAGAGGTCAAAAGAGCGTTGCTATCTAGGTACTCCCTTACAGACGCCTACATCCTCGGTCCTCTCGACAACTGCCTAAAAGACATCCTCCCACTCTGTCTCGGTATCAGTAGCAGCAGCGGCTTGTCTCAGCCTCCACAtttcctccctctccctaCGTTCCTTCGCCTCCCTAGCCGCTTTAGCCCGTTCCGCCTTCTCCAGTATCCGTCGATTATGGCAATCAATGCATAGTTGAGAACTTTCAATGGGGGGAGTAGCCTAAGTCCGGAGCAGGTGCGAGCATATTTCTCGCGTGTTGGTCGCAAAGGCTTTGGCACATGATATCCGCATGGTGTAATCCATTCGCCTCGCGACTGGCTTTCCCTGGAACAGTCGGGGCACCTGTAAATCTTAATGTGCTTTTGACACATTGTCATTGATTGGTACCTGACGTCCTCAATATTACTGTAGCATCATTTCAGTCAAAAGAGCAGTCAAGGAGCAAGGAAAATGCTGCTGACCTTGGGGTTAAAGGCTGTACCAGCTATAAATTGAAGGGGAATGGTTATAGTGGCCGAGATTCCATCAGAGGCCTTTTGCAGACTATTTATGGCGGAACTAGCACAGACAAGGAGGCAACTGGGTCACTTACGGCGGGCAGCATGGCCGCCTCTGTGGCAGGGCGTTTTCGAAGTGATAGGGCCTCATCGTAACACGTCTGAGAGGGTGGCTGCTTTCGTGCTACTATGGTCTATCACATCAAGGGATAAaacatggccttggcatGAAGTGTGGGTAGTCGCGCGGGCTAAATACTAATATGCGGCTGCCTTGGACGTATTTCGAGGTCATATCAGTGGTGCCTTTCGGGTCCGGGTTGGCACGTACGCACGTGAGTTGGATATGGATGTTTAGGTGCGGCTCTCATTCCCACGTGAAAGCCGTCGGTGAATTGCGTCTCACGATATGAAAAGACCGCAAATCGGCATTCAAAAAGCCGCCCAAAATTGTGGGAATTCCTGTGGGTTTATTAACGTAACAAGCTGACAAAAACAGAGCAGCTTTACCAACAAAGGCCCGCATTTAAATCCTTTTTAACGTTGCGACTTCGGGACCAACAGCGCCCTACAACGTTGTGTAGGGCGCGAAAGCTTCAACCCAGATTGCTAAGCAAATCAAGCTTCCGGAGGAACTATGACCGAATTATCGAACCAAGATGAAGTCAATTTTTTACTTTATCTATCGATATAAAGCTTGGGGCCAAGACTAGCGAGGTCCAGGCACAGATCTTGACATCAGCATTAGCATCGATATCAGACCATCACTCGCAGACTCAACATGGCGGCATACCTCACCCAGCGAATctgccatcctcatcatggcatcCCTGTCTCTCGACCAGAGACTCCTGCACCCGAAAAGGAGATCAAATGCCATCAGCCAATTTACAACAAGGCTTCCAAGGGTGTCCCCTTCTTCACCCCAGAGCAGGATCCCCGATCTGGAACGGCCATCCAGCCTCAGCCCTCGGGAAAGCCCATCCCCAAGCTCTTCACACCCTTGAAGATTCGTGGTATCGAAATGCAAAACCGCATCTGGGTAGCTCCAATGTGCCAGTATAGTGCTCATGAAGGCTTCCATACTCCATGGCACATCACCCACTATGGCGGGATGCTGCAACGCGGCGTGAGTATTTCCATTCTGGCTCCTATCTCCTCTACTAAACTTCGAAACAGCCCGGCCTTGTGATGATTGAGGCGACCGCAGTGCAAGCAAACGGTCGCATCACACCCGAAGACTCGGGCATTTGGCTAGACGCCCATgtcgacaccctcaagaAGCACGTCGACTTCGCTCACAGCCAAAACGCCCTTATCGGCATCCAACTCGCCCATGCCGGTCGCAAGGCTTCTACCGTAGCTCCCTGGCTGAGCTCTGGAGCCACAGCATCCAAAGAAGTCGGCGGATGGCCAGATGACGTGGTCGGTCCCAGTGACGAAGCTTTCAACGAGCATTTTCCTACTCCTCGCGCAATGACTATCGCCGAGATTGATCAGTTCAAACACGATTTCATCTCGGGCGTCAATCGCGCTGTCGGGGCTGGCTTTGACGTCATCGAATTACACTTTGCCCATGGGTACCTcgtctcgagcttcttctcccccgcCGTCAACAAGAGGACGGATAAATACGGAGGGTGCTTTGAGAACCGTATTCGTTTGGCTCTTGAGCTCGTTGACGCGACGAGAGAGGCGATTCCCAAGGATATGCCTCTGTTTGTCCGCATCAGTGCTACTGAGTGGCTCGATACCAACCCCGACTGGAAGGGAGAGAGCTGGACCATTGACGAAAGCGTCAAGCTCGCTAAAATCCTGGCTGAGCGGGGCGTTGATGTCCTCGATGTGTCAAGCGGCGGCAATCACGCACAGCAAAAGATAATTGGTGGTCCCGCATATCAGGCTCCCTtcgccaagaagatcaaggctgcAGTTGGAGACAAGATGCTTGTTAGTTCAGTGGGAAACATCAAGACCGGCCAGGTAGCTCAGGACGTTATTGCTGGCGGCAAGGATGCAGACGACACTCCGTTGGACCTGATTGCAGCTGCGCGCATGTTCCAGAAGAACCCTGGTCTCGTTTGGGCCTGGGCCGATGAACTGGAGACGGACATTCATGTGGCTCATCAGATTGGTTGGGGATTTGGTGGAAGAGCCCATAAGGATGCCTTCGGCGACGGTAAACACAAGAAGCATTAGAGAATTGAACCAGGGCTACCATGAAATGTTATCAACAATCATTCAATCATTACTGTACATTCTATTTATGCTTGCGTGACTCATTCCTTTTAACCGGCCTTCTCCGTGATCTCCGGCTGCACCAGCTGCCTCCGCGTAAACGTGACATTGAAGTCAGCTTGCTTCACGAACCAAGCATTGATAATCCTCCACTCCTTGCTAGGATCTTGGAAGTCAATCTGGTACAAGTTAGTTGATAGTCTTCAATTCGGTGTCCTCGAACTCACCTCAAATCGTCGCAAAAGACTCGGCACGACCTTGTAAATCTCCAGCAGGCTGATGTTCTTGCCAATGCAAGTTCGGCTACCCATGCCAAACTGGAACATCATACCGCTCATCTTCTTAATTCGCTTATCCTCGTCTTCCGGGTTCGCGTTGGGGTCTGGCAGCCATCGCTCGGGACGGTACTCGCTGGTGTCAGGGCCGAAGATCTCAGGGCGATTGTGGATCAGCCATGCTGAAGCTCCGACGATAGTACCGCCCTTGATGTGGTGGCCTCCAATATCAGCTCCTTGAGGCGGCACAATTCGTTCAAGCGGAAGACCAGGTGCAGGGTGCATTCGGAAGGCTTCCTGAATGCAGGCGTGGAGGTAGGGGAATCGCTGAGCTTCGGCAAAGGTGACGAGACCAGTTTCATAATCCGAAAAGGCGCCAGATTTTGAAgcctcatccagctccttctgAAGCTTGTAGTAGCAAGATTTGTTGCGGAGGAGGTAGTAGAAGACTGCAGAGAGGGTGATGGCCGTCGTCTCGGAGCCAGCAAAGGCCATCGACACAGCCATTGTCTGCACCAGGGTGTCGGTCATAAACTCAGGTCGAGCCTCTCGAGCAGCGATGAACTTGGAAAGCAAGTCCTGTCCCagggcctgcttcttgatgtcgGTGGTAGGGAGGACGGCGTCGGAGTTGAGCTCAGGGATGAGTCGCTCAGCCATACGAGCGCGAGCAAATCGAGCGACAGGGAATGTCGAGTCAAACAGACCCCATTGAGAGAGCTTGAGGTATAGAGGGTTCTTCAAGAACACAAGGTCCAAGAATGGTATTTGGCCGATCTGGTATTGTTAGCTTGTGCCATGCCATATCTACGGTGGACTTACTGGAGCGACGTAGAGGAACAGCTTGGAAAGGTATGCAACAATGCCCTCCACATCCTCGTTTTTCTCAATGAACCCATGGCGCTTGCTATAAGTAATTTCGCCAATAACATCAAAGGCATAAAACTGAAGCCACTGTGTGAAGTCACAGCCCGAAGGCTTTCCAGCAAACAACTTTTCTGTTTGGTTGAGGAACagcttggtggtgttgtcgacAAAGGGCTCATACTGGACGAGTGCGCTCATGGAAAAGGCTGAATTGACGCTTCTGCGGAATTGGGAGTGGAAGTCattgttggtggtgctgaAGAGGGATGCAAGGCGATGGCCTTTGACGACGGATTGTTGGACGATATAAAAGTCGGACTAGTGTGGATTAATATGCAGTTCATGACAAGTGCAAAAGGGTTATGTACCTTGATGTAGCCCTTGTTCAGACCATAGATAGACTTGAGAACGGCAGGATCGGCAAAAGACAAAGTGTTGGGTCCTATCCTGACGATATCTCCGTGTTTGGCATGGAGGGCTTGGAGAGTAACCTCTGGTCGCTGGCCGTAGACATCAACGAATCTCCACCAATCCGTCAAAGAAGCGAGGAAGGGACCGGGGTACTTGTTCAAGCCATGATGATAACGATTTTTCACAAGCCATCCCAGAACCAAAGAAACCAATACCAACACCCAGTGACGGGCGAGGTTACTGAGAAGAG harbors:
- a CDS encoding MFS domain-containing protein — encoded protein: MTSRGKKHDVNVADTSELVQVHIRARTYVVIASVSLAYLVQLVAIVGSGLLAHDLELYFGSENEGVWFNQAIGIMVAALNPPLSQAADFWGRKWIVVGCMIFGVIGSIIIARARNMATAIAGFVVIGICFGCQSLLHAIVSEVAPRKHRPVAQGTLNAAAGLGAFIGIVMGGALLRNHVASNYRVYFYVLAGVAFISAMGITTCYNPPPREAQVTLTKAEKLKRLDFVGYLLLAPGLTLFCIALSWSHNPYPWSDSRILSTFVLGMALIIGFTIYEWRFNKVGLLDHRLFKNKNFGLSLITIFAEGLPFFAVNTYFSFQISIFTRKDFFISGMHYAVSFLASLVIAIAVGFYSSWAQSLRVPTIIGFLFMLIFNIVMAATYTSDIGAAYWGLSVLLGAGQGIILPLIMVFAQLSTPPDLISTSSALVITCRAIGGTVGLAVCNAIFTSAMGTEVPHKIAAAVLPLGLPSSSLGLLIEALITQDYAALAKIPGVTTTITDAASDALVSAYGVAFRNCWIASACFCVPALIASTMYRDPKAEFTSHIDAPAEEIVVETQVKLEGTFVPDQKSRGEAREIESV
- a CDS encoding EHN domain-containing protein; this translates as MATEIEPFKIQVSDSALESLKDKLQNATFAKESEFSDDWESGSPLSEVKRLAAYWRDGFNWRAQEAQLNELPHFTSKISVDGFDDLQIHFLHQKGNRPNSIPLLFCHGWPGSFLEVVKLLPLLTDPEDGPSFHVVAPSLPNFGFSDGVSKRGFGIPQYAEAMHKLMLNLGYDKYATQGGDWGYAVTRLIGVQYPESCVASHVNFVRAFGPPTFFTAPWQFIKHALLPYADHEKAGRARTQWFFEEGFGYNLEQRTKPSTIGFALADSPVALLAWIYEKLHDWTDSYPWTDDEILTWVSVYQFSTAGPAASARIYYESKHSSPEQTAKADAYVPNVPLGLSYFPKDILVPPQTWGRTLGPIVYEKIHSDGGHFAAHERPQELAEDLREMFGKGGGAFHVVKQFQSKL
- a CDS encoding Zn(2)-C6 fungal-type domain-containing protein, with translation MENPQFVRFAKKSASRKRATKACLKCRRRKVRCDVTRTSAPCTNCRLDGDECVVARRGVSIQIRYNEPSPFTPNAAADDVDPSHPTTRPDLTTLSPPSEADLGSTPPFTNDTCNNDKNIQIFGITCEDAKANTKNNNIQLDPVRSELKALYSSMPFLKALSIRDRDFNHLNSQGCLRVPAKPILDEFVRHYFLYVHPLLPLLNEADFWRAYNPAQTETYSSSGGSPVSLLLLQAIMFASCTLVPKESLKVLGFSSIHEAKESFYTKAKLLYDFATDPDPISIAQAALLLTYWCPTFRPGPRKPNSRWLRIAVQNARAVGAHNYATIAQDAHATPQDLKRQNVLKRVWWCCIIRDRIMPLCVRRNIQITRELFDFDSNPPLGYEDLVDELESSRVYNTTTKHTLMVTLERLTELCVCLTDVLTLVYPTEHLPILDAEAHSTAFDKVQEYRRCLQYWAEITRPPLKHTELSPETDSFEDSSVLFTNLVWIYYHAARVALFNYELHLGVILGLVTRKVTSYLQTQFLEENRKGLRSATRSIADCHGQLHPLRLTRWLPSSAVACTALPLAMHMVDIKMSSDSSQGEIWSRPGIAAKQLRLNVLIQAFRELHPKYDGVDSISKTIRYFMECTYLQDSTPTPSFGENTDVLARSPTYYLRLALTIDLCLSQDRLPQDSDFPTPLRPFLHNASLSKPVLLEQQFATQSLATKALTPPRPLSPTVVRSFSQWVEDDRCVHFALEMGIDISQPPFAPEAMQENTATVEPLPCPTETCSTESLESDSARADDETEYLPPNLDNLTSWAENDQSLYFAQEAGLIPQGVGLYDGSQGDEVYPGLEALAQHTLDLDMGFLWKGVENGEQPEDALRMLM
- a CDS encoding Oxidored-FMN domain-containing protein, coding for MAAYLTQRICHPHHGIPVSRPETPAPEKEIKCHQPIYNKASKGVPFFTPEQDPRSGTAIQPQPSGKPIPKLFTPLKIRGIEMQNRIWVAPMCQYSAHEGFHTPWHITHYGGMLQRGPGLVMIEATAVQANGRITPEDSGIWLDAHVDTLKKHVDFAHSQNALIGIQLAHAGRKASTVAPWLSSGATASKEVGGWPDDVVGPSDEAFNEHFPTPRAMTIAEIDQFKHDFISGVNRAVGAGFDVIELHFAHGYLVSSFFSPAVNKRTDKYGGCFENRIRLALELVDATREAIPKDMPLFVRISATEWLDTNPDWKGESWTIDESVKLAKILAERGVDVLDVSSGGNHAQQKIIGGPAYQAPFAKKIKAAVGDKMLVSSVGNIKTGQVAQDVIAGGKDADDTPLDLIAAARMFQKNPGLVWAWADELETDIHVAHQIGWGFGGRAHKDAFGDGKHKKH